The following are encoded together in the Peromyscus leucopus breed LL Stock chromosome 1, UCI_PerLeu_2.1, whole genome shotgun sequence genome:
- the LOC114684563 gene encoding interferon-induced protein with tetratricopeptide repeats 1-like → MGENAGSDQVKKNLYQLRCHFTWELLFKDLDIPDLEMRITEDLRFLDIKNQVGMLNLWAYVKHLKGQYEEALQSLKEAEALIQGEQLGKRNLVTWSNCAWVHYHMGMLAETQTYLDKVENTCKELGSPYRYSTECTEIEYEKAWTLLKCGGQNYKRAMACFQLALREDPENPEYNIGYAVAAYHLDLDYKNISLIPLRKAVRLNPEDPHIKVYLALKLQEVGLAAEAETHIEEALSNTSCQHYIFWCVAHYYGRKGCLDKALNLLHRALQVSPASGYLHYQLGLYYHHQVMQLRTSMNEQARWQAAQQAIFEFQETVKIRPIFEMAYVSMAEVQAEIGQHQEAEANFQKALNMKELNRNLESHIEQDIHLRYGHYQYFHWHSEKEAITQFLKGLKLKEKNFVWRRLLIALGDLAESRVNQNVRLVESTSLLGLVHKLKGNMKEAVKFYERALRLTEEVNPEF, encoded by the exons ATGGG agagaatgctggcaGTGATCAGGTCAAGAAGAATCTGTATCAGCTGAGATGTCACTTCACATGGGAGCTGCTTTTCAAAGACCTTGACATACCTGATTTGGAAATGAGGATCACTGAGGATCTTAGGTTTCTAGACATCAAAAACCAAGTGGGGATGCTCAACCTCTGGGCCTATGTGAAACACCTGAAAGGCCAGTATGAGGAAGCCCTGCAGAGCTTGAAAGAAGCCGAAGCCTTGATCCAAGGAGAGCAGTTAGGCAAGAGAAACCTGGTGACCTGGAGCAACTGTGCCTGGGTGCATTACCACATGGGCATGTTGGCAGAAACTCAGACCTACCTGGACAAGGTGGAGAACACATGCAAGGAATTGGGTAGTCCCTACCGCTATAGTACGGAGTGTACCGAGATAGAATATGAAAAAGCCTGGACCTTGCTGAAGTGTGGAGGACAGAATTATAAACGAGCCATGGCCTGCTTTCAATTGGCTCTGAGAGAGGATCCTGAAAACCCTGAATACAACATTGGCTACGCAGTTGCAGCCTATCACTTAGACTTGGATTACAAGAATATCTCTCTTATTCCCCTAAGGAAGGCTGTCAGGTTAAATCCAGAAGATCCACATATTAAAGTGTATCTTGCCCTGAAACTTCAGGAGGTAGGATTAGCAGCTGAAGCAGAAACACACATTGAAGAAGCCCTCAGTAACACATCCTGCCAACACTATATCTTTTGGTGTGTAGCCCATTATTACGGAAGGAAAGGCTGCCTAGACAAGGCTCTCAATCTGCTACACAGGGCCTTGCAGGTGTCACCTGCCTCTGGCTACCTGCATTACCAACTAGGGCTCTACTACCATCATCAAGTGATGCAACTGAGGACATCCATGAATGAGCAGGCCAGATGGCAGGCGGCACAACAGGCCATTTTTGAATTTCAAGAGACTGTGAAAATCAGGCCCATATTTGAGATGGCTTATGTATCCATGGCTGAAGTACAGGCAGAAATTGGCCAacatcaagaagcagaggcaaattTCCAGAAGGCGCTGAACATGAAGGAACTGAATAGGAATCTTGAGTCTCACATAGAGCAGGATATTCATTTACGCTATGGCCATTACCAATACTTCCATTGGCATTCTGAAAAAGAAGCGATCACCCAGTTCCTAAAAGGTcttaaactgaaagaaaaaaactttgtCTGGAGGAGACTACTGATAGCTTTGGGGGATTTGGCCGAAAGTCGTGTTAACCAGAATGTTCGCCTTGTGGAGAGCACCAGCTTGCTTGGGTTAGTTCACAAACTGAAAGGGAATATGAAGGAAGCCGTGAAGTTCTATGAGAGGGCTCTGAGGCTCACTGAGGAAGTGAATCCTGAGTTCTGA
- the LOC114684565 gene encoding interferon-induced protein with tetratricopeptide repeats 1-like: MGENAGSDLVKENLIQLRCHFTWHLLLEDIDIPDLEMRISEELEFLDIKNTVRMLNLRAYVKHLKGEDEEALQSLKEAEAMIQEEHFGKRSLVTWGNCAWVHYYMGSLAKAQTYLDKVENTCKELGSPDRYSMECSDMVCDHGWALLKCGRQNYVGAMTCFEMALSMEPENPEYNLGYALVAYHIDFEDDNIPLESLRKAVRLNPEEPNVKVYLALKLQDIGLAGEAETHIEEALSSTSCQPYTFSSIAKYYRRKGCIDKALPLLHRALQASPASGYLHYQLGLCYHRQVMQLRTSTDKPAQRQAAQQAILEFQEAVKLRPRFEMAYVCMAEVQAEIGQHEEAEANFQKAQSMKELYTNLECHKEQDIHL, from the exons ATGGG agagaatgctggcaGTGATCTGGTCAAGGAGAATCTGATTCAGCTGAGATGTCACTTCACATGGCATCTGCTTTTGGAAGACATTGACATACCTGATTTGGAAATGAGGATCTCTGAGGAGCTTGAATTCCTAGACATCAAAAACACAGTGAGGATGCTCAACCTCAGGGCCTATGTGAAACACCTGAAAGGAGAGGATGAGGAAGCACTTCAGAGCTTgaaagaagcagaagccatgatcCAGGAAGAGCATTTTGGCAAGAGAAGCTTGGTGACCTGGGGCAACTGTGCCTGGGTGCATTACTACATGGGCAGCTTGGCAAAAGCCCAGACCTACCTGGACAAGGTGGAAAACACATGCAAGGAATTGGGCAGTCCCGACCGCTATAGTATGGAGTGTTCCGACATGGTCTGTGATCATGGCTGGGCCTTGTTGAAGTGTGGAAGACAGAATTATGTAGGAGCCATGACCTGCTTTGAAATGGCTCTTTCAATGGAGCCTGAAAACCCCGAATACAACCTTGGCTATGCACTTGTAGCTTATCACATAGACTTTGAAGACGATAATATCCCTCTAGAATCCCTAAGGAAGGCTGTCAGGTTAAATCCAGAAGAACCAAATGTTAAAGTGTACCTTGCGCTGAAGCTTCAGGATATAGGATTAGCAGGTGAAGCAGAAACACACATTGAAGAAGCCCTCAGTAGCACATCCTGCCAACCCTACACATTTAGCTCTATAGCCAAGTATTACCGAAGGAAAGGCTGCATAGACAAGGCACTCCCTCTGCTACACAGGGCCTTGCAGGCGTCACCTGCCTCTGGCTACCTGCATTACCAACTAGGGCTCTGCTACCATAGACAAGTGATGCAACTGAGAACATCCACCGATAAGCCGGCCCAAAGGCAGGCGGCACAACAGGCCATTCTTGAATTTCAAGAGGCTGTGAAACTCAGGCCCAGATTTGAGATGGCTTATGTTTGCATGGCTGAAGTTCAGGCAGAAATCGGCCAacatgaagaagcagaggcaaattTCCAGAAAGCCCAGAGCATGAAGGAACTGTACACGAATCTTGAGTGTCACAAAGAGCAGGATATTCATTTATGA